One genomic segment of Sminthopsis crassicaudata isolate SCR6 chromosome 2, ASM4859323v1, whole genome shotgun sequence includes these proteins:
- the GSTZ1 gene encoding maleylacetoacetate isomerase isoform X2, whose amino-acid sequence MMQAGKFTKEFKTLNPMSQVPALKIDGIILTQSLAIIEYLEETRPTPVRLLPQDPKKRAHVRMISDLIASGIQPLQNLSVLKKVGQETQLAWAQAVINSGFGALEHVLQSTAGKYCVGNEISMADLCLVPQVANAERFKVDLSSYPTINRINKTLLTMEAFQVSHPSRQPDTPPEFQA is encoded by the exons TTTACGAAGGAATTTAAGACGCTGAACCCCATGAGTCAAGTGCCAGCCCTAAAGATTGATGGCATTATCCTTACCCAGTCG CTGGCCATCATTGAATATCTGGAAGAGACACGGCCGACACCAGTCAGGCTCCTGCCACAGGACCCCAAGAAAAGAGCCCATGTTCGCATGATCTCGGATCTCATTGCTAGTGGAATTCAGCCTCTGCAG AACCTCTCTGTCCTAAAGAAAGTGGGCCAAGAGACCCAGCTGGCGTGGGCACAAGCAGTTATCAACTCTGGCTTTGGAG CTCTAGAACATGTTCTGCAAAGTACAGCAGGGAAGTACTGCGTGGGAAATGAG ATCTCCATGGCTGATTTATGCCTAGTGCCTCAGGTGGCCAATGCTGAGAG GTTTAAGGTGGACCTTTCCTCATACCCCACCATCAATCGCATCAACAAGACCTTGCTTACCATGGAGGCTTTCCAAGTGAGCCACCCTTCCCGGCAGCCTGACACCCCTCCAGAATTTCAGGCCTAA
- the GSTZ1 gene encoding maleylacetoacetate isomerase isoform X3, protein MSQVPALKIDGIILTQSLAIIEYLEETRPTPVRLLPQDPKKRAHVRMISDLIASGIQPLQNLSVLKKVGQETQLAWAQAVINSGFGALEHVLQSTAGKYCVGNEISMADLCLVPQVANAERFKVDLSSYPTINRINKTLLTMEAFQVSHPSRQPDTPPEFQA, encoded by the exons ATGAGTCAAGTGCCAGCCCTAAAGATTGATGGCATTATCCTTACCCAGTCG CTGGCCATCATTGAATATCTGGAAGAGACACGGCCGACACCAGTCAGGCTCCTGCCACAGGACCCCAAGAAAAGAGCCCATGTTCGCATGATCTCGGATCTCATTGCTAGTGGAATTCAGCCTCTGCAG AACCTCTCTGTCCTAAAGAAAGTGGGCCAAGAGACCCAGCTGGCGTGGGCACAAGCAGTTATCAACTCTGGCTTTGGAG CTCTAGAACATGTTCTGCAAAGTACAGCAGGGAAGTACTGCGTGGGAAATGAG ATCTCCATGGCTGATTTATGCCTAGTGCCTCAGGTGGCCAATGCTGAGAG GTTTAAGGTGGACCTTTCCTCATACCCCACCATCAATCGCATCAACAAGACCTTGCTTACCATGGAGGCTTTCCAAGTGAGCCACCCTTCCCGGCAGCCTGACACCCCTCCAGAATTTCAGGCCTAA
- the GSTZ1 gene encoding maleylacetoacetate isomerase isoform X4 has protein sequence MAVPEKPVLYSYFRSSCSWRVRIALALKGIDYDTLPISLIKDGGQQFTKEFKTLNPMSQVPALKIDGIILTQSLAIIEYLEETRPTPVRLLPQDPKKRAHVRMISDLIASGIQPLQNLSVLKKVGQETQLAWAQAVINSGFGALEHVLQSTAGKYCVGNEISMADLCLVPQVANAERFKVDLSSYPTINRINKTLLTMEAFQVSHPSRQPDTPPEFQA, from the exons CCGGTTCTCTATTCTTATTTCCGAAGCTCTTGTTCCTGGAGAGTTCGAATAG cTCTGGCTCTCAAGGGGATTGACTATGATACCCTTCCCATTAGCCTCATAAAAGATGGGGGACAGCAG TTTACGAAGGAATTTAAGACGCTGAACCCCATGAGTCAAGTGCCAGCCCTAAAGATTGATGGCATTATCCTTACCCAGTCG CTGGCCATCATTGAATATCTGGAAGAGACACGGCCGACACCAGTCAGGCTCCTGCCACAGGACCCCAAGAAAAGAGCCCATGTTCGCATGATCTCGGATCTCATTGCTAGTGGAATTCAGCCTCTGCAG AACCTCTCTGTCCTAAAGAAAGTGGGCCAAGAGACCCAGCTGGCGTGGGCACAAGCAGTTATCAACTCTGGCTTTGGAG CTCTAGAACATGTTCTGCAAAGTACAGCAGGGAAGTACTGCGTGGGAAATGAG ATCTCCATGGCTGATTTATGCCTAGTGCCTCAGGTGGCCAATGCTGAGAG GTTTAAGGTGGACCTTTCCTCATACCCCACCATCAATCGCATCAACAAGACCTTGCTTACCATGGAGGCTTTCCAAGTGAGCCACCCTTCCCGGCAGCCTGACACCCCTCCAGAATTTCAGGCCTAA
- the GSTZ1 gene encoding maleylacetoacetate isomerase isoform X1: MMQAGKPVLYSYFRSSCSWRVRIALALKGIDYDTLPISLIKDGGQQFTKEFKTLNPMSQVPALKIDGIILTQSLAIIEYLEETRPTPVRLLPQDPKKRAHVRMISDLIASGIQPLQNLSVLKKVGQETQLAWAQAVINSGFGALEHVLQSTAGKYCVGNEISMADLCLVPQVANAERFKVDLSSYPTINRINKTLLTMEAFQVSHPSRQPDTPPEFQA; encoded by the exons CCGGTTCTCTATTCTTATTTCCGAAGCTCTTGTTCCTGGAGAGTTCGAATAG cTCTGGCTCTCAAGGGGATTGACTATGATACCCTTCCCATTAGCCTCATAAAAGATGGGGGACAGCAG TTTACGAAGGAATTTAAGACGCTGAACCCCATGAGTCAAGTGCCAGCCCTAAAGATTGATGGCATTATCCTTACCCAGTCG CTGGCCATCATTGAATATCTGGAAGAGACACGGCCGACACCAGTCAGGCTCCTGCCACAGGACCCCAAGAAAAGAGCCCATGTTCGCATGATCTCGGATCTCATTGCTAGTGGAATTCAGCCTCTGCAG AACCTCTCTGTCCTAAAGAAAGTGGGCCAAGAGACCCAGCTGGCGTGGGCACAAGCAGTTATCAACTCTGGCTTTGGAG CTCTAGAACATGTTCTGCAAAGTACAGCAGGGAAGTACTGCGTGGGAAATGAG ATCTCCATGGCTGATTTATGCCTAGTGCCTCAGGTGGCCAATGCTGAGAG GTTTAAGGTGGACCTTTCCTCATACCCCACCATCAATCGCATCAACAAGACCTTGCTTACCATGGAGGCTTTCCAAGTGAGCCACCCTTCCCGGCAGCCTGACACCCCTCCAGAATTTCAGGCCTAA